A DNA window from Capnocytophaga sp. ARDL2 contains the following coding sequences:
- the ftsH gene encoding ATP-dependent zinc metalloprotease FtsH produces the protein MNQQPNRKTRISPWYLWSSLILLFIFINYYTGENGGATDEISISKFDDYLNEGKIEKVAFNRNSARILFTKEAEKELEEANKQKAENQRGFFSNLQGPVRYKVEIANVELFEQTLRDAKNKGLLKEYKSEKESEWTGIFFNFLPFLLIILFYVWMYRRMMGGAGSGGPMFSMGRSRAQVFDEKNSTKVSFNDVAGLEGAKEEIQEIVEFLKNPEKYTSIGGKIPKGALLVGPPGTGKTLLAKAVAGEANVPFFSLSGSDFVEMFVGVGASRVRDLFKQAKEKSPSIIFIDEIDAIGRARGKSNVSGANDERENTLNQLLTEMDGFGTNTNIIVLAATNRAEILDKALMRAGRFDRQIYVDLPDVRERKQIFEVHLKKLKIAEGLDIEFLAKQTPGFSGADIANVCNEAALTAARKNKTQVEKQDFLDAVDRIVGGLEKKNKIITPDEKYAIAVHEAGHATVSWLLEHAAPLIKVTIVPRGMSLGAAWYLPEERQIVRTEVMLDEMCATMGGRAAEKVVFDKISTGALSDLEKVNKQAKAMVTIYGLSDKLGNITYYDSSGQSDYNFSKPYSEETAVKIDKEVSEIIETQYQRAIDLLSENKDKLLQLADLLCQKEVIFREDLETIFGARPFDKKDLIAEQVSSEIKQPETTIAEVVEEIKEEKDTEK, from the coding sequence ATGAATCAACAGCCTAATAGAAAAACTCGAATAAGCCCTTGGTACTTGTGGAGTAGCTTGATATTGCTTTTTATTTTTATCAATTATTACACAGGTGAAAATGGTGGGGCAACCGATGAAATTTCGATTTCAAAATTTGACGACTACCTCAACGAAGGTAAAATAGAAAAAGTAGCTTTCAACCGCAATTCGGCTCGTATTTTATTTACAAAAGAGGCTGAAAAAGAATTGGAAGAAGCCAATAAACAAAAAGCAGAAAATCAACGAGGATTCTTTAGCAATCTTCAAGGTCCCGTACGCTACAAAGTAGAAATTGCCAATGTGGAACTGTTTGAACAAACCTTGCGTGATGCCAAAAACAAAGGTTTGTTGAAAGAATACAAATCTGAAAAAGAAAGCGAATGGACGGGGATTTTCTTTAACTTTTTGCCTTTCTTGTTGATTATTTTGTTTTATGTATGGATGTACCGTCGTATGATGGGCGGAGCTGGTAGCGGAGGTCCAATGTTTTCAATGGGACGCTCTCGTGCACAGGTATTTGACGAAAAAAACAGTACCAAAGTTTCTTTCAATGATGTAGCAGGATTGGAAGGTGCTAAAGAGGAAATTCAAGAGATTGTTGAATTTTTGAAAAACCCTGAAAAATATACATCAATTGGAGGTAAAATCCCTAAAGGTGCTTTGTTGGTAGGTCCTCCAGGAACAGGTAAAACACTTTTGGCAAAAGCCGTTGCAGGCGAAGCCAATGTGCCATTTTTCTCTTTGTCTGGTTCGGATTTTGTAGAAATGTTTGTAGGTGTGGGAGCATCTCGTGTACGTGATTTGTTTAAACAAGCAAAAGAAAAATCACCTTCGATTATTTTTATTGATGAAATTGATGCCATAGGTCGTGCTAGAGGAAAATCGAATGTTTCAGGAGCAAATGACGAAAGAGAAAACACCTTAAATCAATTGCTCACAGAAATGGATGGTTTTGGTACGAATACCAATATTATTGTACTAGCTGCAACCAACCGTGCAGAGATTTTGGACAAAGCCTTGATGCGTGCAGGACGATTTGACCGTCAGATTTATGTAGATTTGCCAGATGTACGCGAAAGAAAACAAATCTTTGAAGTGCATTTGAAAAAACTGAAAATAGCAGAAGGATTGGATATTGAATTTTTGGCAAAACAAACCCCAGGATTTTCAGGTGCTGATATAGCCAATGTGTGTAATGAAGCCGCATTGACTGCAGCGAGAAAAAACAAAACACAGGTTGAAAAACAAGATTTCTTGGATGCAGTAGATCGCATCGTAGGTGGATTGGAAAAGAAAAACAAAATCATAACACCAGATGAGAAATATGCCATTGCGGTACACGAGGCTGGACACGCTACTGTTTCATGGCTATTGGAACACGCAGCACCACTAATCAAAGTTACCATAGTACCAAGAGGAATGAGTTTGGGTGCCGCTTGGTATCTTCCAGAAGAACGCCAAATCGTCCGTACCGAAGTAATGCTCGACGAAATGTGTGCTACTATGGGGGGTAGAGCAGCGGAAAAAGTAGTGTTTGATAAAATTTCGACAGGGGCTTTGAGCGACTTAGAAAAAGTAAACAAACAAGCCAAAGCGATGGTAACCATCTATGGATTGAGCGACAAATTAGGAAATATCACTTACTATGACTCTTCTGGACAAAGTGATTACAATTTCTCAAAACCTTATTCGGAAGAAACCGCTGTAAAAATCGACAAAGAAGTTTCTGAAATTATCGAAACTCAATATCAAAGAGCAATTGATTTGCTCTCTGAAAACAAAGATAAACTGTTGCAATTGGCAGATTTGTTGTGCCAAAAAGAAGTGATTTTCCGCGAAGATTTGGAGACGATTTTTGGTGCAAGACCTTTTGATAAAAAAGATTTGATTGCCGAGCAAGTTTCTTCTGAAATCAAACAACCAGAAACGACAATTGCAGAGGTTGTAGAAGAAATAAAAGAAGAAAAGGATACTGAAAAATAA
- the rsfS gene encoding ribosome silencing factor, whose translation MNKATHNNEELLALIIEGIENVKGENITLLDLREISNTPCDYFVICDGNSNTQVNAISGSIQRTVSKALKDKPWHIEGTEQALWVLMDYVSIVVHIFQKDQRAYYNIEDLWGDAKITVLTTND comes from the coding sequence ATGAATAAAGCAACGCACAACAACGAAGAGCTTTTGGCTCTAATTATCGAAGGTATCGAAAATGTAAAAGGTGAAAATATCACTTTGCTCGACTTGAGAGAAATCAGCAATACACCTTGCGACTACTTTGTGATTTGTGATGGTAATTCCAATACGCAGGTAAACGCAATTTCGGGTTCTATTCAACGCACCGTTTCAAAGGCATTGAAAGACAAACCTTGGCATATCGAAGGTACCGAACAGGCTTTGTGGGTTTTGATGGATTATGTAAGTATCGTAGTACATATTTTCCAAAAAGACCAAAGAGCTTATTACAACATCGAAGACCTTTGGGGCGATGCGAAAATCACAGTATTAACTACCAACGACTAA
- a CDS encoding biotin--[acetyl-CoA-carboxylase] ligase yields MNLIKTSAIGSTNDYLKMLSVNSDLPNFTVVFTENQTQGKGQRGTVWKSNPLNSLTFSVFHRFTFQKTEQLFSWNILITKAIIKGLEQLGLTKNCVKWPNDILAGNRKICGILIENQIKNESEIYSVVGIGINVFDTEFEHLPQAGSILSVYGQMIDKMQLLETIVEQIKLLANDFPLNEENLWDFYLENLFRKNQVSTFELPNQRKIVGIIKGVNRQGKLIVLHEDDIEVLYNLKEIKLLY; encoded by the coding sequence ATGAATTTAATCAAAACAAGTGCCATCGGATCGACCAATGATTATCTAAAAATGCTTTCTGTTAATTCCGATTTGCCAAATTTCACAGTTGTATTTACCGAAAATCAAACCCAAGGAAAAGGACAAAGAGGTACTGTGTGGAAATCCAATCCATTGAACAGTCTTACTTTTAGCGTATTTCATCGCTTTACATTCCAAAAAACAGAACAACTTTTTTCATGGAATATTTTGATTACAAAAGCTATAATTAAAGGACTGGAACAATTAGGTTTAACAAAAAATTGTGTAAAATGGCCAAACGACATTTTGGCAGGTAATAGAAAGATATGTGGTATACTCATCGAAAATCAAATCAAAAACGAAAGTGAAATTTACTCTGTAGTAGGGATAGGAATCAATGTATTTGACACCGAATTTGAACATTTGCCACAAGCGGGGTCGATTTTATCAGTATATGGTCAGATGATAGACAAAATGCAATTGCTCGAAACAATAGTAGAACAAATCAAACTTTTAGCAAATGATTTTCCTCTAAATGAAGAAAATTTATGGGATTTTTATCTTGAAAATTTATTCCGAAAAAATCAAGTTTCTACATTTGAATTACCCAACCAACGAAAAATAGTAGGAATAATAAAAGGAGTCAATCGTCAAGGAAAATTGATCGTTTTACATGAAGATGATATAGAAGTTTTGTATAATTTGAAAGAAATAAAACTTTTATATTGA